One genomic segment of Haloarcula sp. H-GB4 includes these proteins:
- a CDS encoding Piwi domain-containing protein: MPTQFHAEQLDSPTHRFDYTNPSITNSNVGKGLGRNGPFDSSTSRDFTDATFTIVYPASWRSDAEGFQDALINGHSSYYPNGFRSFFRMDSVSVANTIELDDTDLDTYVDAVDDIQAADDDLAIVFMSNEMRSRGYRSPYWAVKALLTQAGIPTQMVLVDKLRRHSPHHVPLKYLIVNVVSQIYAKLGGTPWVIHRPQSPVDLVIGVGKSEYRAGRVGGTTRTLGFAAAYQSNGAFLWFDSTQATRSYDSFNDQLTERIVEAAETYAQQENAPGHIVVHSYKRIGPAERDAQERLEDEFDSLDVTLAHLNDSHDFRIYDDRHKTGLSQRGLWIRTGGNKGFVMTGGRRNFRPGSPVPIELEVEGSLEIEEVAQGIYDLCSVYWKDQFGSNMPITIKYAEDIADIIENAQKVNDDGMSKINIGRMVSPRLRDIPWFL; this comes from the coding sequence ATGCCCACTCAGTTCCACGCCGAGCAACTCGATTCACCGACCCACAGATTCGACTACACCAACCCCAGCATCACGAACAGTAACGTCGGTAAAGGGCTGGGCAGGAACGGTCCGTTCGACTCCTCCACGTCTCGCGATTTCACCGACGCCACGTTCACCATCGTGTACCCGGCAAGCTGGCGGTCGGACGCCGAAGGGTTCCAGGATGCGCTGATCAACGGCCACTCGAGCTACTACCCGAACGGCTTCCGGTCGTTCTTCCGAATGGACAGCGTCTCCGTCGCGAACACCATCGAACTGGACGACACTGACCTCGATACCTACGTGGACGCCGTCGACGATATCCAAGCCGCCGATGACGATCTGGCGATCGTGTTCATGTCGAACGAGATGCGCAGCCGCGGATACCGGTCGCCGTACTGGGCGGTGAAGGCGCTTCTCACGCAGGCCGGTATTCCTACCCAGATGGTACTTGTTGACAAGCTTCGGCGGCATTCACCGCACCACGTCCCGCTGAAGTACCTGATTGTCAATGTTGTCAGCCAGATCTACGCGAAGCTCGGTGGGACGCCGTGGGTCATCCATCGGCCCCAGTCACCGGTCGACTTGGTGATCGGCGTCGGGAAAAGCGAGTACCGCGCCGGCCGGGTCGGCGGGACGACACGGACACTCGGGTTCGCTGCCGCCTACCAGAGCAACGGCGCTTTCCTCTGGTTCGACTCGACGCAGGCGACCAGGTCTTACGACTCGTTTAACGACCAATTGACAGAGAGAATTGTGGAGGCCGCCGAGACGTATGCCCAGCAAGAGAACGCACCGGGGCATATCGTGGTCCACAGCTACAAGCGGATCGGCCCGGCGGAGCGTGACGCACAGGAACGGTTAGAGGACGAGTTCGATAGCCTCGACGTCACGCTGGCGCATCTTAACGACAGCCACGATTTCCGGATCTACGACGACCGGCACAAAACCGGTCTGTCGCAACGTGGGCTGTGGATCCGAACCGGCGGGAACAAGGGATTCGTCATGACGGGCGGCCGCCGCAACTTCCGCCCGGGATCGCCAGTCCCGATCGAGCTGGAAGTCGAGGGCAGCCTGGAGATTGAGGAGGTCGCGCAGGGCATCTATGACCTGTGCTCGGTGTACTGGAAGGACCAGTTCGGATCAAATATGCCGATCACAATCAAGTACGCCGAGGATATCGCAGATATCATCGAGAATGCCCAGAAGGTTAATGATGACGGTATGTCAAAAATTAACATAGGCCGGATGGTGAGCCCACGCCTCAGGGATATCCCATGGTTCCTCTAA